In the genome of Vibrio sp. NTOU-M3, one region contains:
- the leuS gene encoding leucine--tRNA ligase — translation MQEQYNPQDIEQKVQQHWDNSKTFAVSEDPNKEKFYCLSMFPYPSGRLHMGHVRNYTIGDVVSRFQRLQGKNVMQPIGWDAFGLPAENAAVKNNTAPAPWTYENIEYMKNQLKLLGFGYDWNREFATCTPEYYRWEQEFFTKLYNKGLVYKKTSSVNWCPNDQTVLANEQVEDGCCWRCDTPVEQKEIPQWFIKITEYAQELLDDLDNLDGWPEMVKTMQRNWIGRSEGVELKFEVKGQQDLEVYTTRPDTLMGVTYVGIAAGHPLAAVAAENNPELAAFIDECKNNKVAEAELATMEKKGMATGLTAIHPLNGREVPVFVANFVLMDYGTGAVMAVPAHDQRDFEFATKYGLDIVPVIKPVDGSELDISEVAYTEKGVLFDSGEFDGLEFQAAFDAIAAKLEAEGKGTKTVNFRLRDWGVSRQRYWGAPIPMVTTEDGEVHPVPADQLPVILPEDVVMDGVTSPIKADKEWAKTTFNGEPALRETDTFDTFMESSWYYARYCSPQADDILDPEKANYWLPVDQYIGGIEHACMHLLYSRFFHKLLRDAGYVTSDEPFKQLLCQGMVLADAFYFENDKGGKEWVAPTDVAVERDGKGRITSAKDNEGRDVTHSGMIKMSKSKNNGIDPQEMVDKYGADTVRLFMMFASPADMTLEWQESGVEGANRFLKRVWKLVNEHAAKGAAEAVDTSALSSDQKALRRDVHKTIAKVTDDIARRQTFNTAIAAIMELMNKLAKAAQDSAQDRAILDEALKAVVAMLYPITPHISYELWTVLGESDIDNAVWPTFDEKALVEDEKTIVVQVNGKLRAKLTVPADISKEDIEALGLNDENVTKFTEDKTIRKVIYVPGKLLNIVAN, via the coding sequence ATGCAAGAGCAATACAACCCGCAAGATATTGAACAGAAAGTTCAACAGCACTGGGACAACAGCAAGACCTTTGCTGTAAGTGAAGACCCAAATAAAGAAAAATTCTACTGTCTATCCATGTTCCCATACCCAAGTGGTCGACTGCACATGGGTCACGTGCGCAACTACACCATCGGTGATGTGGTCTCTCGTTTCCAACGTCTACAAGGTAAAAATGTAATGCAACCAATTGGTTGGGATGCATTTGGCCTACCTGCAGAAAACGCAGCGGTGAAAAACAACACAGCACCTGCACCTTGGACATACGAAAACATCGAGTACATGAAAAACCAGCTGAAATTGCTAGGTTTTGGTTACGATTGGAACCGTGAGTTCGCAACATGTACGCCTGAGTACTACCGTTGGGAACAAGAGTTCTTCACTAAGCTTTACAACAAAGGCCTAGTGTACAAGAAGACGTCTTCAGTTAACTGGTGTCCAAATGACCAAACTGTTCTGGCAAACGAGCAGGTTGAAGACGGCTGCTGCTGGCGTTGTGACACGCCGGTAGAGCAAAAAGAAATTCCACAGTGGTTCATCAAGATCACTGAATACGCTCAAGAGCTACTAGACGATCTAGATAACCTAGACGGTTGGCCTGAAATGGTTAAAACCATGCAGCGCAACTGGATCGGTCGCTCTGAAGGTGTTGAGCTTAAGTTTGAAGTTAAGGGTCAACAAGACCTAGAAGTTTACACAACACGTCCAGACACACTAATGGGTGTGACTTACGTGGGTATCGCAGCAGGTCACCCTCTAGCAGCAGTAGCCGCAGAGAACAACCCTGAGCTTGCAGCGTTCATCGACGAGTGTAAGAACAACAAAGTAGCGGAAGCGGAACTTGCGACAATGGAGAAGAAAGGTATGGCGACTGGCCTTACTGCTATTCACCCATTGAACGGTCGTGAAGTACCAGTATTTGTCGCTAACTTTGTACTGATGGACTACGGTACAGGCGCTGTAATGGCAGTACCTGCGCACGACCAACGTGACTTTGAGTTCGCAACTAAGTACGGCCTAGACATCGTGCCAGTTATCAAGCCAGTTGATGGCAGCGAGCTAGACATCTCTGAAGTGGCATACACAGAGAAAGGTGTACTGTTCGATTCAGGTGAATTCGACGGTCTAGAATTCCAAGCGGCGTTCGATGCAATCGCAGCGAAGCTAGAAGCAGAAGGCAAAGGCACTAAGACAGTTAACTTCCGTCTACGTGACTGGGGCGTATCTCGTCAACGTTACTGGGGTGCTCCAATCCCTATGGTAACGACTGAAGACGGTGAAGTTCACCCAGTACCAGCTGACCAACTGCCAGTAATCCTTCCAGAAGACGTGGTAATGGACGGCGTAACGAGCCCAATCAAAGCAGACAAAGAATGGGCGAAGACAACTTTCAACGGCGAACCTGCTCTACGTGAGACAGATACGTTCGATACGTTCATGGAATCTTCTTGGTACTACGCGCGTTACTGTTCACCACAAGCTGACGATATCCTAGATCCAGAAAAAGCAAACTACTGGCTACCAGTAGACCAGTACATCGGTGGTATCGAGCACGCTTGTATGCACCTACTGTACTCTCGCTTCTTCCATAAACTGCTACGTGACGCGGGCTACGTAACGTCTGACGAACCGTTCAAGCAGCTTCTGTGTCAAGGCATGGTTCTAGCGGATGCGTTCTACTTCGAGAACGACAAAGGCGGTAAAGAGTGGGTTGCACCAACTGACGTTGCTGTAGAGCGTGACGGTAAAGGCCGCATCACTTCTGCAAAAGACAACGAAGGCCGTGACGTAACACACTCAGGCATGATCAAAATGTCTAAGTCGAAGAACAACGGTATCGACCCACAAGAGATGGTAGATAAGTACGGTGCTGACACAGTACGTCTATTCATGATGTTTGCATCTCCAGCAGACATGACACTTGAGTGGCAAGAGTCTGGCGTTGAAGGTGCAAACCGCTTCCTGAAACGTGTGTGGAAGCTAGTGAACGAGCACGCAGCAAAAGGCGCAGCAGAAGCTGTAGACACTTCAGCACTGTCTAGCGACCAAAAAGCTCTTCGCCGTGACGTTCACAAGACTATCGCCAAAGTGACTGACGATATCGCTCGCCGTCAAACGTTCAACACTGCAATTGCTGCAATCATGGAACTGATGAACAAGCTAGCGAAAGCGGCTCAAGACTCTGCACAAGATCGTGCAATCCTTGATGAAGCACTAAAAGCGGTCGTAGCAATGCTTTACCCAATCACTCCGCATATCTCTTACGAACTGTGGACTGTACTAGGTGAGTCAGATATCGACAACGCAGTATGGCCAACATTCGACGAGAAAGCGCTTGTTGAAGACGAGAAAACTATCGTAGTTCAAGTTAACGGTAAGCTACGTGCCAAACTAACAGTACCTGCTGATATCTCTAAAGAAGATATCGAAGCACTCGGTCTAAACGATGAAAACGTTACCAAATTCACAGAAGATAAAACCATCCGTAAAGTGATTTACGTACCGGGCAAACTTCTGAATATCGTAGCGAACTAA
- a CDS encoding zinc ribbon-containing protein: MPKRKAGYEEVFDDVVEALKHSPDEVNHVLETSGKVVEAANDMTKDELSLISAYVKSDLKEFADSYEESKSGPFYLMVADSIWQGLLEITDRTKVEWVELFSDLEHQGLYEAGEVIGLGTLVCDECGHKTQYNHPTVIIPCTKCGHKGFNRVALKP, translated from the coding sequence ATGCCAAAACGCAAAGCAGGTTATGAGGAAGTTTTTGACGATGTTGTTGAAGCACTAAAACACAGCCCGGATGAAGTAAACCATGTTTTGGAAACATCAGGTAAGGTTGTGGAAGCGGCCAATGATATGACGAAAGACGAACTGTCTTTAATTTCCGCCTATGTTAAATCAGACTTGAAAGAGTTTGCGGATAGTTATGAAGAGTCCAAAAGTGGGCCTTTCTATTTGATGGTTGCGGATTCTATCTGGCAAGGATTATTGGAGATCACCGACAGAACCAAAGTGGAGTGGGTTGAATTGTTTTCAGATTTGGAACATCAAGGTTTGTATGAAGCGGGAGAAGTGATTGGTTTAGGGACGTTGGTGTGTGATGAGTGTGGCCACAAGACACAATATAATCATCCAACCGTGATCATTCCATGCACCAAGTGTGGTCATAAAGGCTTTAACCGCGTTGCTCTTAAACCTTAA
- the lnt gene encoding apolipoprotein N-acyltransferase: protein MKNNLVHRLKRPLAAAFVGALTTLAFAPFQLWPIALFSPALLLLLLHKQSAKQALWIGYAWGIGQFATGVSWVHVSIDNFGGMPKIASVFLMALLIGYLAIYSALFSWTLNRFFPSNHKTRFFLAAPALWLIADWLRGWVMTGFPWLWLGYSQIDSPLANFAPIGGVELLTLFVIIINAALAYTILNKQWINLLIPAVILATGFGLRAVSWVQPNPESTTSIALIQGNIDQAKKWLPSERWPTIMKYTDLTRENWDADVIIWPEAAIPAFEYELSAYLKNLDSAAKMNGSTVITGVVNQGEDRKFYNSILTLGQTPYGDYQYDMNQRYHKHHLLPFGEFVPFESILRPIAPFFNLPMSSFSSGDFVQPNIVASGRHMAPALCYEIIFNEQLRRNLTEDTDFILTLSNDAWFGRSIGPLQHMEIARMRALELGKPVIRSTNNGVTAVTDYQGHVIKQVPQFETEVLRVNVVSTDGQTPYYRYGTWPLYIWVVLSLLIGWRLRKIS from the coding sequence ATGAAAAATAACTTAGTTCATCGCCTCAAGCGGCCCTTAGCGGCCGCTTTTGTTGGCGCTTTAACCACTTTAGCATTTGCCCCTTTTCAACTCTGGCCAATTGCACTTTTTTCTCCCGCTTTGCTGCTTCTGTTACTGCATAAGCAATCTGCTAAACAAGCACTATGGATTGGTTATGCTTGGGGTATTGGCCAATTTGCTACCGGAGTCAGTTGGGTACACGTTAGTATCGATAATTTCGGTGGTATGCCAAAAATTGCCAGCGTTTTTTTAATGGCTCTGTTGATTGGCTACCTAGCCATTTATAGCGCCTTATTCAGCTGGACACTCAACCGATTTTTTCCATCCAACCACAAAACTCGCTTTTTCTTAGCGGCACCAGCACTTTGGTTAATCGCAGACTGGTTACGCGGTTGGGTAATGACAGGTTTCCCTTGGCTTTGGCTCGGTTATAGCCAAATAGATAGCCCTCTTGCTAATTTTGCCCCTATTGGCGGTGTTGAACTTCTAACACTCTTTGTCATCATCATTAATGCTGCTCTGGCTTACACCATACTAAACAAGCAGTGGATTAACTTACTGATTCCCGCAGTGATCCTTGCTACGGGCTTTGGCTTAAGAGCCGTCAGTTGGGTTCAACCAAACCCTGAAAGCACCACCTCTATTGCGTTAATCCAAGGCAATATTGACCAAGCGAAGAAATGGTTACCGAGCGAACGCTGGCCAACCATCATGAAATACACGGATCTCACCCGGGAAAACTGGGATGCCGATGTCATCATTTGGCCAGAAGCCGCCATACCTGCTTTTGAATATGAGTTGTCGGCATACTTAAAGAACCTCGATTCAGCCGCCAAAATGAACGGTAGTACCGTTATTACTGGAGTCGTCAACCAAGGTGAAGATCGCAAGTTCTACAATAGCATTCTAACGCTTGGTCAAACGCCTTATGGGGATTACCAGTATGATATGAATCAACGCTACCATAAACATCACCTTCTTCCTTTTGGTGAATTTGTGCCGTTTGAGTCAATTTTGCGTCCAATTGCTCCATTCTTTAATTTGCCTATGTCTTCATTCAGTAGTGGTGACTTTGTGCAACCTAACATCGTTGCAAGCGGACGCCATATGGCTCCTGCACTTTGTTATGAAATTATTTTTAATGAGCAACTGAGAAGAAATCTCACAGAAGATACCGATTTTATTCTGACGTTATCTAACGACGCATGGTTTGGCCGTTCAATTGGACCATTGCAACATATGGAAATTGCCAGAATGCGTGCACTTGAATTAGGAAAGCCGGTAATCCGCTCTACGAATAATGGCGTCACCGCAGTAACTGACTATCAAGGCCACGTAATTAAACAGGTTCCACAGTTTGAAACGGAAGTGCTTAGAGTGAACGTTGTCTCAACGGATGGTCAAACACCATATTACAGATATGGCACTTGGCCACTATATATCTGGGTAGTTCTGAGCCTACTGATAGGTTGGCGTTTAAGGAAGATAAGCTAA
- the corC gene encoding CNNM family magnesium/cobalt transport protein CorC (CorC(YbeX) belongs to the Cyclin M Mg2+ Exporter (CNNM) family, and was characterized as belonging to a set of three proteins, at least one of which must be present for CorA to function.): MNEENSQNSEGPSRKSFFERLGQLFQGEPKDRQELVDVIRDSEVNDLIDHDTRDMLEGVMEISEMRVRDIMIPRSQMVTAERTDDLDALVALITDAQHSRYPVISEDKDHVEGILLAKDLLKYLGSGSAPFDIEQVIRPAVVVPESKRVDRLLKEFREERYHMAIVVDEFGGVSGLVTIEDILEEIVGEIEDEFDEDEDADIRKLSKHTYAVKALTTIEEFNETFSTSFSNEEVDTVGGMVMTAFGHLPSRGEVVEIENYSFKVASADNRRVLQLQVTIPDEEPLPQTAEE, from the coding sequence ATGAACGAAGAAAATTCGCAAAACTCTGAAGGTCCGAGTAGAAAGTCCTTCTTTGAACGCCTAGGTCAACTATTTCAAGGCGAACCTAAAGATCGCCAAGAGCTTGTTGATGTGATCCGAGACTCTGAAGTAAACGACCTAATTGACCATGACACCCGCGATATGTTGGAAGGGGTTATGGAAATCTCCGAAATGCGAGTTCGCGATATCATGATCCCACGCTCGCAAATGGTCACCGCAGAAAGAACAGATGATCTCGATGCACTTGTCGCACTTATCACCGATGCTCAGCACTCTCGCTACCCGGTAATAAGTGAAGATAAAGACCATGTGGAAGGCATTCTACTAGCGAAGGACTTACTTAAATACCTAGGTTCAGGCAGTGCTCCATTTGATATCGAGCAAGTCATCCGCCCAGCTGTAGTGGTTCCTGAGAGTAAAAGGGTTGACCGTTTGCTCAAAGAGTTCCGAGAAGAACGCTACCATATGGCGATTGTGGTTGATGAGTTTGGTGGTGTTTCAGGCTTAGTCACCATCGAAGACATTCTCGAGGAAATCGTTGGTGAAATCGAAGATGAATTTGATGAAGATGAAGATGCTGATATTCGTAAGCTAAGTAAGCATACGTATGCAGTGAAAGCACTGACAACCATTGAAGAGTTTAACGAAACCTTTAGTACTTCATTCAGCAATGAAGAAGTCGACACAGTTGGCGGCATGGTAATGACCGCGTTTGGGCATCTGCCTTCTCGTGGTGAAGTGGTAGAAATAGAAAACTACAGCTTCAAGGTTGCCTCAGCTGATAACCGACGCGTACTTCAATTGCAAGTGACTATCCCCGATGAGGAGCCTCTTCCACAAACAGCTGAAGAGTAA
- the ybeY gene encoding rRNA maturation RNase YbeY: MSIELDLQLAVEQEQGLPTEQDVQRWLTQTITQFQPQAEVTVRIVDEQESHQLNLDYRGKDKPTNVLSFPFEAPPGMELDLLGDLIICRQVVEREAKEQDKPVLAHWAHMVVHGSLHLLGYDHIEDDEAEEMESLETEIMQGMGFKDPYFAEKQ; this comes from the coding sequence ATGTCGATTGAACTTGATCTTCAACTCGCAGTCGAACAGGAACAAGGGCTTCCTACAGAGCAAGACGTCCAGCGCTGGTTGACACAAACGATTACACAATTTCAGCCACAAGCTGAAGTAACTGTGCGTATAGTTGATGAACAAGAGAGTCATCAACTTAATCTAGATTACCGTGGCAAAGACAAACCAACCAATGTACTTTCTTTTCCGTTTGAAGCCCCTCCGGGTATGGAGTTAGATTTACTAGGCGATTTAATAATCTGTCGTCAAGTGGTTGAAAGAGAAGCCAAAGAACAAGATAAGCCAGTATTAGCCCACTGGGCGCATATGGTTGTACATGGCAGTCTGCATCTGCTAGGTTATGATCATATCGAGGACGATGAAGCTGAAGAAATGGAGTCCCTCGAAACTGAAATCATGCAAGGTATGGGATTTAAAGACCCATATTTCGCTGAGAAACAGTAG
- a CDS encoding PhoH family protein: MSNKIVTLEINLEPSDNRRLASLCGPFDDNIKHLERRLGVEINYRSNFFTIVGKPHTSAAALEIIKTLYVNTAPVRGNIPDIDPEEIHLAIKETGVLEQSTESNIEHGKEVFVKTKKGVIKPRTPNQAQYLVNMVTHDISFGIGPAGTGKTYLAVAAAVDALERQEIRRILLTRPAVEAGEKLGFLPGDLSQKVDPYLRPLYDALFEMLGFERVEKLIERNVIEVAPLAYMRGRTLNDAFIILDESQNTTVEQMKMFLTRIGFNSRAVITGDVTQIDLPRGAKSGLRHAIEVLSEVDEISFNFFQADDVVRHPVVARIVNAYEKWEAQDQKERKEYEKRRREEREAKLLEAEKVEANKE, from the coding sequence TTGAGCAATAAAATTGTTACTCTAGAAATCAATCTAGAACCTTCAGACAACCGCCGCCTGGCCAGCCTTTGCGGCCCATTCGATGACAATATCAAGCACTTAGAACGTCGACTCGGCGTTGAAATCAACTATCGCAGTAACTTCTTTACTATTGTTGGTAAACCGCATACGTCTGCTGCGGCACTTGAGATCATCAAGACACTTTACGTCAATACCGCCCCTGTTCGTGGCAATATTCCAGATATAGATCCTGAAGAGATCCATCTCGCCATCAAAGAAACGGGTGTATTAGAGCAAAGTACAGAATCAAATATTGAACACGGTAAAGAAGTGTTCGTTAAAACGAAGAAAGGCGTGATCAAACCGCGTACACCTAACCAGGCTCAGTACTTGGTTAACATGGTCACCCACGACATTTCTTTTGGTATTGGGCCTGCTGGTACAGGTAAAACCTACCTTGCGGTTGCCGCTGCCGTCGATGCACTAGAGCGCCAAGAGATCCGCCGTATTCTTCTAACGCGCCCTGCGGTTGAAGCGGGTGAAAAATTAGGCTTCCTACCTGGTGATCTAAGCCAGAAAGTCGACCCATACCTACGCCCACTATACGATGCGTTATTTGAGATGCTCGGTTTTGAACGAGTTGAAAAACTCATTGAGCGTAACGTCATCGAGGTAGCCCCTCTGGCTTATATGCGTGGCCGTACGCTGAACGACGCTTTTATCATTCTCGATGAAAGTCAGAATACGACGGTTGAGCAAATGAAAATGTTCTTAACACGTATTGGCTTTAATTCACGTGCCGTGATCACTGGTGACGTTACACAAATCGATTTACCACGTGGTGCGAAATCTGGTCTTCGACATGCGATAGAAGTTCTCAGTGAAGTTGACGAGATCAGCTTTAACTTCTTCCAAGCTGATGATGTGGTGCGCCACCCTGTCGTTGCACGCATCGTAAACGCTTATGAAAAGTGGGAAGCACAAGATCAAAAAGAGCGCAAAGAATATGAGAAACGTCGACGCGAAGAACGTGAAGCTAAATTGCTCGAAGCAGAGAAAGTAGAAGCGAATAAGGAATAA
- the miaB gene encoding tRNA (N6-isopentenyl adenosine(37)-C2)-methylthiotransferase MiaB, with amino-acid sequence MSKKLLIKTWGCQMNEYDSSKMADLLNAANGYELTEEPDEADVLLLNTCSIREKAQEKVFHQLGRWKTLKDKKPGVVIGVGGCVATQEGDHIRERAPFVDVIFGPQTLHRLPEMIKQSQTNEAPVMDISFPEIEKFDRLPEPRAEGATAFVSIMEGCSKYCTYCVVPYTRGEEVSRPMDDVLFEIAQLAEQGVREVNLLGQNVNAYRGPTHDGEICSFAELLRLVASIDGIDRIRFTTSHPLEFTDDIIAVYEDTPELVSFLHLPVQSGSDRILTMMKRPHTAIEYKSIIRKLRKARPDIQISSDFIVGFPGETDKDFQDTMKLIKDVDFDMSFSFIFSPRPGTPAADYPCDVPEQEKKERLYELQQTVNTQAMRYSRLMLDTEQRVLVEGPSKKNLMELRARTENNRVVNFEGSADLIGQFVDVKITDVFANSLRGELVRTEKDMDLRSIISPMQMMAKTKREDELGVATFTP; translated from the coding sequence ATGAGTAAAAAACTGCTAATTAAAACCTGGGGCTGCCAGATGAACGAATATGATTCATCAAAAATGGCGGATCTACTGAATGCAGCTAATGGCTACGAGCTAACAGAAGAACCAGATGAAGCAGATGTATTACTTCTTAATACCTGTTCTATTCGCGAAAAAGCACAGGAAAAAGTATTCCACCAGCTAGGTCGTTGGAAAACATTAAAAGACAAGAAACCAGGCGTCGTGATTGGCGTTGGTGGTTGTGTAGCAACACAAGAAGGTGATCACATCCGTGAACGTGCACCTTTTGTTGACGTTATTTTTGGCCCACAAACGCTGCACCGTCTTCCAGAGATGATCAAGCAATCTCAAACCAATGAAGCGCCAGTGATGGACATCTCTTTCCCAGAGATTGAGAAGTTTGACCGTCTTCCTGAGCCACGAGCTGAAGGTGCAACCGCATTCGTTTCAATTATGGAAGGCTGTTCAAAGTACTGTACTTACTGCGTGGTACCATACACTCGTGGTGAAGAAGTAAGTCGCCCTATGGATGACGTGCTATTTGAAATTGCTCAGCTTGCAGAGCAAGGTGTACGTGAAGTAAACCTATTAGGTCAAAACGTAAACGCTTACCGCGGCCCGACTCATGACGGTGAAATCTGTAGTTTTGCCGAGCTGCTTCGTTTAGTCGCGTCTATCGATGGTATTGATCGCATTCGCTTTACAACTAGCCACCCGCTCGAGTTTACCGACGATATTATCGCGGTTTACGAAGATACTCCTGAGCTTGTTAGTTTCCTTCACTTACCGGTGCAGAGCGGTAGTGACCGTATTTTAACGATGATGAAGCGCCCACATACGGCTATCGAATACAAGTCTATTATTCGCAAGCTACGTAAAGCACGTCCTGACATTCAGATAAGCTCAGACTTTATTGTTGGTTTCCCAGGTGAAACAGATAAAGACTTCCAAGACACAATGAAGCTTATCAAAGACGTAGACTTTGATATGAGTTTCAGCTTTATCTTCTCACCTCGCCCAGGCACACCAGCTGCGGATTACCCATGTGATGTGCCAGAGCAAGAGAAAAAAGAACGCCTATACGAACTGCAACAAACCGTAAATACTCAAGCAATGCGTTACTCACGCCTCATGCTTGACACAGAGCAACGCGTTTTAGTTGAAGGGCCATCGAAGAAGAACTTAATGGAGCTTCGTGCTCGTACAGAAAACAACCGCGTGGTTAACTTTGAAGGCAGTGCAGACCTTATTGGTCAGTTTGTCGATGTTAAAATCACCGATGTCTTTGCTAACTCTCTTCGCGGTGAATTAGTTCGTACAGAAAAAGACATGGATCTTCGCTCAATCATTTCTCCAATGCAGATGATGGCGAAGACAAAACGAGAAGATGAGCTGGGTGTGGCTACTTTTACACCATAA
- a CDS encoding 2-octaprenyl-3-methyl-6-methoxy-1,4-benzoquinol hydroxylase — MTRFDIAVIGGGMVGAAVALGFAKQGRSVVLVEGNTPEPFSAEQAMDIRVSAISHNSVALLQELGAWNAIEAMRTCPYRRLETWEHPECRTRFHSEALGLDQLGYIVENRIIQLGLWQQFERYSNLKVYCSDSLATIDFDDIAKVTLSSGEQFETLWIVGADGANSKVRQVAGIGVTAWDYRQHCMLINVKTALPQQDITWQQFTPSGPRSFLPLCGNQASLVWYDSPKRIKQLCGMSPEQLRSEVLHHFPAELGDIEVLQFGSFPLTRRHAQTYQKNNCILVGDSAHTINPLAGQGVNLGFKDVSALLSVAERQDALSQSLAKRYEMMRKPDNLLMQTGMDLFYKGFSNDIAPLKVLRNAALKIAENSGPMKEQVLKYALGLK; from the coding sequence ATGACCAGATTTGATATTGCGGTTATCGGTGGTGGCATGGTTGGGGCGGCGGTTGCTTTGGGGTTTGCGAAACAAGGGCGCAGTGTCGTTCTTGTTGAAGGAAATACGCCAGAACCTTTTTCAGCCGAGCAGGCTATGGATATTCGCGTGTCGGCGATCTCGCATAATTCAGTTGCTTTGTTACAGGAACTAGGGGCATGGAATGCGATTGAAGCGATGCGTACTTGCCCATATCGTCGATTGGAAACTTGGGAGCATCCGGAATGTCGGACCCGGTTCCATTCAGAAGCTTTAGGGCTGGATCAGCTAGGTTATATTGTCGAAAACCGTATTATTCAACTTGGCTTGTGGCAACAGTTTGAACGCTATAGTAATTTGAAAGTGTATTGTTCAGACTCTTTGGCAACAATAGACTTTGATGACATTGCCAAAGTAACCTTGAGTTCTGGTGAACAGTTTGAAACACTTTGGATCGTTGGGGCTGATGGAGCAAACTCGAAAGTACGCCAAGTCGCTGGTATTGGTGTGACTGCGTGGGATTATCGTCAGCATTGCATGTTAATCAATGTGAAAACAGCGCTACCTCAGCAGGATATAACGTGGCAGCAGTTCACACCTTCAGGGCCTCGCTCATTTTTACCTTTGTGTGGTAATCAAGCATCATTAGTTTGGTATGACTCGCCAAAACGCATCAAACAATTGTGTGGGATGAGCCCAGAACAGTTAAGAAGTGAAGTTTTGCATCATTTTCCAGCGGAACTTGGTGACATTGAGGTTCTGCAATTCGGATCTTTTCCATTAACTCGACGACATGCCCAGACTTACCAGAAGAACAATTGCATTCTTGTTGGAGATTCTGCTCATACCATTAATCCATTGGCAGGGCAGGGAGTTAATTTAGGTTTTAAAGATGTATCTGCACTGCTTTCTGTTGCTGAAAGACAAGACGCATTGAGCCAATCACTGGCTAAACGTTATGAAATGATGAGAAAACCAGATAACTTACTCATGCAGACAGGAATGGATTTGTTTTATAAAGGCTTTAGCAATGACATTGCTCCGTTGAAAGTTTTGCGCAATGCAGCACTAAAAATTGCGGAAAACTCAGGACCTATGAAAGAGCAGGTATTAAAATATGCGCTTGGTCTAAAATAA
- the crr gene encoding PTS glucose transporter subunit IIA, with protein sequence MGLFDKLKKLVSDDSADAGAIEIIAPLSGEIVNIEDVPDVVFAEKIVGDGIAIKPAGDKMVAPVNGTIGKIFETNHAFSIESDDGVELFVHFGIDTVELKGEGFKRIAEEGQTVKAGDTIIEFDLALLEEKAKSTLTPVVISNMDEIKELNKLSGSVTVGETPVLRVTK encoded by the coding sequence ATGGGTCTGTTTGACAAACTTAAGAAGCTAGTATCTGACGATAGCGCTGATGCAGGTGCAATCGAGATTATCGCACCTCTATCTGGTGAAATCGTAAACATTGAAGATGTGCCAGATGTAGTTTTCGCAGAGAAAATTGTTGGCGACGGTATTGCAATTAAACCAGCGGGCGACAAAATGGTTGCTCCTGTAAACGGTACTATCGGTAAGATCTTCGAAACTAACCACGCTTTCTCTATCGAGTCTGACGATGGTGTTGAGCTATTCGTTCACTTCGGTATCGATACTGTTGAACTGAAAGGCGAAGGCTTCAAGCGTATCGCTGAAGAAGGCCAAACTGTTAAAGCTGGCGACACAATCATTGAATTCGATCTAGCTCTTCTAGAAGAGAAAGCGAAATCAACACTGACTCCAGTTGTTATCTCTAACATGGACGAAATCAAAGAGCTGAACAAGCTTTCTGGTTCTGTAACTGTTGGCGAAACTCCAGTTCTACGTGTAACTAAGTAA